From the Planktothricoides raciborskii GIHE-MW2 genome, the window ACCCGTGATTGAATGCCATTGTCTTCTAAGCGACTTAGATTAAAGCGATCGCTCGCAGCGATTAAGCCTTTGACAAACTGCCCTGGGGCGGGGCGATCGTTGACTCTGACTTCTGGAGAAATCAAACGAACTCGCTGCGATGCTTGGCCAATTTCCACCCCTGTTTCCACCGTCAGTTTCAACCGATCATTGTAACCGCGTTCGGCGAGTTCCGTCTCAAATCTCACCCGATTATTACCTAAAAACTCCACTTGTGGATTCACCAATTGATATCGATAGGCTGCCCTTTGCAAAGTCGCCGAATTAAATAAACTTAAAGTCAGAATTTCCAGATAATCCGCCAATTCAGGAGAACTCAGGGCTTGGTTAATATCCTCTTGAGTGAAAACAAATCGCATTGCCACTAATAAAGGACGACGCAACCCTTTAATCTGGCGTTGTGGCTCATCCAACTGCAAATTAGCCAAATCCACGTCTATCGGATCCATTTCTAACTCAAAAGTATCAATCCGCATAGCCGGAATGGGATATAATCCTCGGGCGGCAATTCGCACGCGATCGATTTGGCCTTGGATTAATTGATAACTGGGGGTATTATCAACGCGGACTTGCAACTCTTCAACGGTATAAAGTTTTTCGGTAATATTCTTTTCCGCCACCGTATCCACAACCAAACCAGGGGCAGTAGCTATAGTCAGAAAACTTGATAATAAAATGGTCAATAAATCCATATATTTGGGTAATTTAAATAAGTTTAATAATAATTAAAATTATCAAATAAAAATATCATGATTTTAATTTAATAATTTTATCTTAACTTCAATTAATTTTGCTACAATTATGAAAATGCCAAACCAACAAATCCAGTGGGGTGACGTTCTTAACACACCAATAAGGCACCAATACAATATCGAAGCATAATTACGGCTAATTTTTCAGGATTATCCGACAACAAATTCCCTAAAGGCTAGACATTTAATCAAATGATCAAATGATCAAACATTAAGAGAATTGAATTCATCCAGGGGGTTAATATTACTTTCACTTGCGGCTTTTTCTTCTTTGGTTTTTTCGGCAATCTCCAGTTCTAGTAATACAGAAGAAGGCATCGGCACTTCTTCCACTTTCGGCAGTTTTTCTATAGTCAACTTAGACTGAGATTGGTTGGGGACACCCCCAGAAAGCCGTTGCAGCAGTGTTGGTTTTGGTGAATGCAATAAATAAATAATGCGATCGCCCACTTGCCAAGATGCGGCAGCGGGATGTACCTGCAACTGTCCTTCCCGTTCCCGCAACAACGGCAACAACTCCTCAGAGCGAATCAACGCCTGCATATGCGCTTGCTGAAACGCAAATCCGGGGTCTTTCATGGTCGTTTCCCCCAACTTCACCTCACCATTACTTAAATACTTATTCCACAGCTTCAAAGACAAATTATTTGTAAAAGGCTGTTGAATTTTGCTATTCCCATTGGTGGAACTCTTCTTATTATTTGGACTACTTTGGCTATTTGGGTTATTTTGGCTATTTGGGCTATTTGGGCTATTTGGGCTATTTGGGCTATTTTGGTTATTTGGGCTATTTGGGCTATTTTGGGGAAATACCGCCAAAACTCGCGGCGGCTGAAATTCTTCAACAGCCCTTTGAGCTAACACCAAATTCACCTCCGCATTACTGGTCATTGCCAGAAAAGTGCCCATTGAACCCAATCCCGCTTCTTCTAGCACCTTAACATCCAGAGCACTGCTCAACAATACCCGTAACTCCTCCTGTTTTGCCTCCTGATAGGCTTCTGGATTAGTATCAATTAGCACCACGGACTCATTGCGTTCTTTAAACAACCGGGCAATTAAACGACTCACGGGATTAGATCCGACAATCACCGCACCCTTGGCTTTTGTAGAAGTTAACTGTAACCAATTCGCTACTAACTGCGCCGTTAGTCCTTGAGAAACCACCGTGAAAATAATGGTTAAAAAGACTAAAGCTTTAATCGCATCGCCGCCATTAATTCCTTTTTGGGTCAGCAAAATGGAAAACAACGAAGCTACGGATGCGGAAACAATCCCTTTCGGGGCAATCCAACTGACAAACAGCTTTTGTCGCCAATTCAATCCACTATTAATGGTACAAATCCAAACATTAATTGGTCTGACTACAAACATCAAAAATAAGACCGTGACCACACTGCCCCAACCCAAAGCCACGATACTCTCTAACGACAAATCTGCCGCCAGCAAAATAAATAGTACCGAAACCGCTAAGATGGTCAATTGTCCTTTAAACCGCCGTAAAGCCCGCACTTCCGGGATATCGGCAGAACTCAACACCATGCCCGCGATCACCGTAGCCATCAGCCCGGATTCGCCACGAATGGATTGGGACAAGCCATAAAGCCCCCATAACCCGGCTAAGACTACTAAATTTTTCAGGTCTTCCGAGAGATTACTGGCCTTTTTGAGAAACCAGCCGAGAAACCAACCGCCCAAACCGCCGATGATACTGCCAATACCCAGGCGAATGGTTAACCCACTAATCAAGCGAATGGGATCGGCATCGCCATTGAGGATGACATCAAACACTAAGACCGCGAGAATTGCCCCCACTGGGTCGATGAGAACTCCTTCTCCTTCTAACAAGGCGGCAACTTGGCGATCGACCTGAACTTGTTTGAGTAATGGCCCAATTACCGTTGGCCCTGTAACCACCACTAAGGCAGCATAGAGAAAGGCTAATGGCCAGGGAAATTCCCCAAAGGTATAGGCGGCAAAGCCCCCACCGATTAAGCTGATTAAGGTGCCGATACTGACCAAATTTCGCAAACTGCCAGAAACTTTTCCCAGTTCCCGTAATTCCAGGTTGAGTCCACCTTCAAAGAGGATTAAGGCCACGGAAAGAGAGACAATTACTTCTAGGCCATTTCCCAACAGGTGAGGATTCAGCCAGCCAAAACCATCGGGGCCGAGCAAAATCCCAAACAACAATAGAAAAACAATGCTCGGAACTTTCAGGTAGTCACCGAACACTTGGGCTGTAATGCCTGCCATGACGGTAATCACCATCAGCAGGGTAATGTTAAAAGGCATTTCCATAGGCGAGGTTTGTTTAGGGCGATCGCACACCGGCTAAACGTCTCATGGTCAGGGCTAATCAAGAATATTCTTGATTGGCGATTCAGTCCGGTGGTCAATCATAAGATGACGGATGACGCTTGGTGAGACGCTTTAAAGACCAAGGTACATCCTTTTAGAATAATTTAAGTAAGAAACCGGGTTTCTGCCAACCCAGAAAGCAGTCAAGAAGAAACCGCGACCTGTGGGTTAACTTCTGAATGCAAGCAAGAAAACGGGTTTCTGGGTTAACTTTTGTTAAGTAAGAAACCGAGTTTCTGAGTTAACCCCCGTCTTCACGGGGGCAGGCTTTTGCATCCGGGCAGAACTTTAATTAAGAAACCCGGTTTCTGGGTTAACTTTTGTTAATTAAACATTGCGAGTACATTGAAGGTTATAAGAACCGATGAATGCATTAAGGTCAGATTTTTTTGATTTACGATCAATTTATCATATATTTATGATAGATTACCAATAAATTTATGATAGATTTATGATCTATTTTTCATAGATTATTTGACTGAATTCGGTGATCCCATTCATTGCCCAAACCCATGTCACCAAAGGCAAACAACCAAGGCGCGATCGCTACACAAAGCCAAAAAATTTTGCCAATAATTGAATATACATACTCAGGAACGCTCATCGATACATCTGTAACACTGAAGCGTGCTGTTTTGATATTTCAGGATAAAACTTATGCCAGATCAACAGGGTGGAAACTATCGAACCCAATGGACGCAACAACTAGGCAGCCAAGGGGATGACTACGCTTTTAGCATTGCCGCCGATCGCCTCGGTGGGATTTATATGGCTGGACTAACCTTCGGCGACCTGGGCAGCAGCAACGCCGGAATCGATGACGCTTGGTTAGCGAAATACGACACCAGCGGCAACCAACTCTGGACCAAACAGCTAGGAACCAGTGAGGGCGATCGCGCCTACAAAATGAACACAGACAGCGCAGGCAACATCTACCTCACCGGAACCACCAAAGGCATATTAGGCAAAAACTCTGCCGGAGACTGGGACGCTTGGATTGGCAAATACGACAGCAACGGCAACCAACTCTGGATCCAGCAACTCGGTTCCGCCACCACCGACGAAAGCAGCAGCACCGCCACAGACAACGCGGGCAACACTTACCTCACAGGTGCCACCTGGGGCAACCTAGCGGGCAGCAACGCCGGGAAATGGGACGCTTGGATCGCCCAATACGACAGCAACGGCAATCAAGTCTGGGCAAAACAAATCGGCACCCCGGAAGAAGACCACAGCTATGCGATCGCCGTTGACAACCAAGGCAACGCCTATCTTGCCGGATACACCCAAGGCAACTTATTCGCCCCCAACGCAGGCAACTGGGACGCTTGGATTGCCAAATATGACCGCAACGGCAATCAAATTTGGGGACAACAAATCGGCACCCCCAGCGAAGACCAAGCCAAAGGCATCGCCACAGACAGCCAAGGCAACATTTACCTCACCGGATGGACCGAGGGGGCAATGTCATCAGAAAACCAAGGGTCTTTTGATGCTTGGATGGCCAAATACGACCCCAACGGCAACCAACTTTGGATGCAACAGCTAGGTTCTGCCGGTTCCGAAGGCGCCCTAGACCTAACCATCGACAGCGAAGACCGCATCTACCTGACTGGCAACACCTGGGGAGACTTAGCCAGCCCGAATGCCGGAAACAATGACGCCTGGGCCGCCGAATACAACAGCGACGGCAACCTCCTGTGGAAACGACAGTTAGGCACCGCCGGGGAGGATCTAGCCTTTGGGGTAGCCGTAGGCGAACCGGGGAAACTATATATAGGCGGATGGACTGATGGCGCTTTTACCCAAAACTCTGGGGGGACTGATGCTTGGTTAGCGCAACTGCTACCGAACAATGCCCCCGAACTGTCCGATATCAGCGTAGAAGGAAAAGAAAATCCCCAAATAACGTTCACCGCAGAAAATTTTCTTCAAGCCTTTACCGACAGCAACGGCGACAGCCTGGTAAAAGTGCAAATCACCTCCCTACCAGAAAACGGCAGTTTAACCCTCAATGGCAACCCCGTCACGGAAAATCAAGAAATTGAAACCAGCCAATTAGAAAACCTGAAATTTATCCCCACATTCGGTTTCACCGGCCAAACCAGTTTCACCTGGAATGGCTATGACGGCATGAACTATGCCGCCACTCCAGCCACCGCCAACCTGACTGTAAGCGCTAATCCTAACGAGCCACTAGAAATCGAATGGATTCGCCAGTTCGGGAGTAATAATGACGACTTGTCTCATGGCGTGGCAGTAGATAGCACCGGCAATATTTACCTGACGGGAAGCACACTGGGCGATTTGGGCGGCGCTAATGCCGGAAATAATGACGCCTGGGTAGCCAAATACGACTCACAGGGTAATCAGCTATGGTTGCAGCAGTTCGGGACTAATACTGACGACTACTCCAATGGCGTGGCGGTGGATGATACAGGCAACGTCTACCTGATGGGTCACGTCAATTTTCCTAGCACTGAAGTCTGGATAACCAAATACGACCCAGAAGGCAACCAACTGTGGTTACAGCAGTTCGGGACTAACACCTACCAATTCTACGGTGATATAACGGTAGATAGTGCAGGCAACGTCTACCTGACGGGAGTCACACTGAGCGATTTGGGCGGCGCCACTGCTGGTGGCAATGACGCCTGGGTAGCCAAATACGACCCACAGGGCAACCAAATTTGGTTGCAGCAGTTCGGGACTAATTTTTACGACTACTCAGGTGGCGTAACCGTCGATGCTGGGGACAATGTTTACCTGACAGGAGGAACACTGGGCGATTTGGGCGGCGCCAATGCTGGTGACGAGGACGCCTGGATAGCCAAGTACGACTCGTCGGGCAACCAACTTTGGTTGCAGCAGTTTGGGACTAATTTTATTGACTCCTCCTTTGACGTGGCGGTAGATAGCACCGGCAATGTTTACCTGACGGGAGAGACATCTGGCAATTTGGGCGGCACTGGTCTTGGTGACGTTGACGCCTGGGTAGCCAAATACGACCCACAGGGCAATCAGCTATGGTTGCAGCAGTTCGGGACTAATACTTACGACTCCTCCAATGACGTGAGGGTCGATGCGGCGGGCAATGTCTATTTAACCGGAAAAACCGAAAAGTATTTAGGCGGCTCTAGTGATTTGACCAATGACCGCTGGGTCGCCAAGTACGACCCAGAAGGGAACCAAATTTGGCGGCAGCAGTTCGGGACTGGGACTAGGAATGCCTCCGCAGATGTGGCGTTAGATGACACGGGCAACCTCTATCTGACGGCAAGCACCTATGGCGATTTGGGCGGCCCCAATGCTGGTTTCCGTGACGCTTGGGTAGCCAAACTGAGCCACAATGCACTCCAGGCACCTGTGGAAATTTCGGGTAGCGAAGCGGACGATCGCCTCACTGGAGGGATTGGCAATGAGGTTTTATTGGGCTACGAGGGCAACGACACCCTCAATGGCAATGGCGGTAATGATACCCTCACAGGTGTCAATGGCAGCGATGTTTTCGTTTTGGCTTCCGGTTCCGGCAGCGATGTAATTACGGATTTTGTCGATGGCACCGATATGCTCCAGTTAGCCGGTGATTTGACTTTCGAGCAATTAACCATTCTCCCCGGCACCGACGGAACTTTAATCAATCTGGGCGCTAATTTGTTAGCCACTCTCACCGGCATTGATGCCAGTTTGATTACTCAGGAAGATTTTATCTTCTGATTAGTGCTATCCTGCGATAAAGGGCGAAGCAAAAGCGTACCAGTCTTTCCGTTTCATTGAGAGATTTGGGCGCTTTTGCTTCGCCCCTACAGGGTTTATATGAATCACGTAGGGGCCCGCGCATTACGGCTAAGGGTTTATCGCTTTTAAGCCATAACCCATTACCGGAATGCGCGGGCCATTCTCACATGAATAAGTGCGGTGGGTGCAATCTGTAGTGCAATCTGTAGGTTGGACCCTTGGAACGAAACCCAATTTCTAGATTTATTTCCGTTTAAATAAATCAAAAATTACCGGGGATGAATCGGCTGATTTCCTCCGGTGAGTCTTCCCCCTTCACGACCAGAACGTAAGGCAATGATTTCGGCAAAAATAGAAATGGCCGTTTCTTCTGGAGTATTTGCCCCAATGTCTAAGCCAATGGGGGAACTAATCCGAGCCATATCAGCCGGATCCATGCCGATTTCCTGAAGGCGCCGGACGCGATCGCTGTGAGTGCGACGGCTGCCGATCGCCCCGATATATCCGGCATTGGTGCGGACTGCTGCCCGCAATGCGGGAATATCAAATTTGGGGTCATGGGTTAAAACCACGATCGCGGTGCGGGAATCAATCGCCGTGCTTTCTATGCTTTCTATATAATGATGCGGCCATTCGATTTCTACTTGGTCAGCTTGGGGAAACCGGGCAACGGTGGCAAAGCGCGATCGGGCGTCGCAAATGGTGACATGATAGCCCAACAATTTGCCCACCTGACATAAGGCGCTGCTAAAGTCGATCGCCCCAATAATAATTAGACGCGGTGGGGGGAGAAAACTTTGAATAAAAACTTGTGTAGCTTGTGTAGATGGGGTTTCTCCTGGATCGCATTCTTCTAAGTTGCCGTAATCACGCAACTGAGTCAGTCCTTTGGTTAAAAATACTTTGGCGTCCTGAGAAACCAAAAAATCCCAGGCGGAATTGCCCAAAGAAGCGATTGGCGGTTGGCTGGAGTCACCAAAAATCAACATTTTTGCCCCGATATTTGGGCCGCTGACCGCCGTACAAAGGGCAAAAGCGGACTGATTTTGGATAGCTGCCACTAAGCGGTCAAAAAATAACCCCGGTTTGAGGCGATCGACAAAAATATCAGTCGTTCCCCCGCAGGTCAACCCCACCGCTAAACCCAATTCATCGGTAATGCCATAATTCAATAGTCGCGGAATACCATCTGCGAGACAGGCGATCGCCTCATCCACCACTGCGGACTCCACACAGCCGCCACTCACGGATCCCGCCACTTCACCGGCATCATTCACCACCAAAACCGCGCCGAGTTCCCTGGGGCTGGAACCTTCCTTTGCCACCACTGTAGCAATCGCCACTTCATGCCCTTGGGCAAACCAATGCTGAATCTCTTGAATCACCTCTTTCATTTTACTGCGCCATACTTAGCCTTGATTGCTGATAAATATTTAATCGATAAAAATTAGAAATTTTTGAACAATATTTGCCACTTTTTGTTATTAAAATAGATATTGATTTTCCAGTATATCGGAAAAAGCAGCAAAATTGTGGGAAAACAATTTTTATGATTTATGACTACATAATTGTTGGGGCTGGTTCTGCTGGTTGTGTATTGGCAAACCGTCTCAGTGCTAACCCCAAGAATCAGGTACTTTTACTAGAAGCGGGAATGAGCGATCGTCTATCCGCTATTCAAATTCCGGCAGCTTTTGCTAAACTATTTAAAACCCCATTAGATTGGGCTTATGAAACCGAACCCCAAGCCCAACT encodes:
- a CDS encoding DUF2993 domain-containing protein, whose product is MDLLTILLSSFLTIATAPGLVVDTVAEKNITEKLYTVEELQVRVDNTPSYQLIQGQIDRVRIAARGLYPIPAMRIDTFELEMDPIDVDLANLQLDEPQRQIKGLRRPLLVAMRFVFTQEDINQALSSPELADYLEILTLSLFNSATLQRAAYRYQLVNPQVEFLGNNRVRFETELAERGYNDRLKLTVETGVEIGQASQRVRLISPEVRVNDRPAPGQFVKGLIAASDRFNLSRLEDNGIQSRVLQLKVDGDRVEMALFVRVAPASVGSEVPGR
- a CDS encoding sodium:proton antiporter gives rise to the protein MEMPFNITLLMVITVMAGITAQVFGDYLKVPSIVFLLLFGILLGPDGFGWLNPHLLGNGLEVIVSLSVALILFEGGLNLELRELGKVSGSLRNLVSIGTLISLIGGGFAAYTFGEFPWPLAFLYAALVVVTGPTVIGPLLKQVQVDRQVAALLEGEGVLIDPVGAILAVLVFDVILNGDADPIRLISGLTIRLGIGSIIGGLGGWFLGWFLKKASNLSEDLKNLVVLAGLWGLYGLSQSIRGESGLMATVIAGMVLSSADIPEVRALRRFKGQLTILAVSVLFILLAADLSLESIVALGWGSVVTVLFLMFVVRPINVWICTINSGLNWRQKLFVSWIAPKGIVSASVASLFSILLTQKGINGGDAIKALVFLTIIFTVVSQGLTAQLVANWLQLTSTKAKGAVIVGSNPVSRLIARLFKERNESVVLIDTNPEAYQEAKQEELRVLLSSALDVKVLEEAGLGSMGTFLAMTSNAEVNLVLAQRAVEEFQPPRVLAVFPQNSPNSPNNQNSPNSPNSPNSPNSQNNPNSQSSPNNKKSSTNGNSKIQQPFTNNLSLKLWNKYLSNGEVKLGETTMKDPGFAFQQAHMQALIRSEELLPLLREREGQLQVHPAAASWQVGDRIIYLLHSPKPTLLQRLSGGVPNQSQSKLTIEKLPKVEEVPMPSSVLLELEIAEKTKEEKAASESNINPLDEFNSLNV
- a CDS encoding SBBP repeat-containing protein; this translates as MPDQQGGNYRTQWTQQLGSQGDDYAFSIAADRLGGIYMAGLTFGDLGSSNAGIDDAWLAKYDTSGNQLWTKQLGTSEGDRAYKMNTDSAGNIYLTGTTKGILGKNSAGDWDAWIGKYDSNGNQLWIQQLGSATTDESSSTATDNAGNTYLTGATWGNLAGSNAGKWDAWIAQYDSNGNQVWAKQIGTPEEDHSYAIAVDNQGNAYLAGYTQGNLFAPNAGNWDAWIAKYDRNGNQIWGQQIGTPSEDQAKGIATDSQGNIYLTGWTEGAMSSENQGSFDAWMAKYDPNGNQLWMQQLGSAGSEGALDLTIDSEDRIYLTGNTWGDLASPNAGNNDAWAAEYNSDGNLLWKRQLGTAGEDLAFGVAVGEPGKLYIGGWTDGAFTQNSGGTDAWLAQLLPNNAPELSDISVEGKENPQITFTAENFLQAFTDSNGDSLVKVQITSLPENGSLTLNGNPVTENQEIETSQLENLKFIPTFGFTGQTSFTWNGYDGMNYAATPATANLTVSANPNEPLEIEWIRQFGSNNDDLSHGVAVDSTGNIYLTGSTLGDLGGANAGNNDAWVAKYDSQGNQLWLQQFGTNTDDYSNGVAVDDTGNVYLMGHVNFPSTEVWITKYDPEGNQLWLQQFGTNTYQFYGDITVDSAGNVYLTGVTLSDLGGATAGGNDAWVAKYDPQGNQIWLQQFGTNFYDYSGGVTVDAGDNVYLTGGTLGDLGGANAGDEDAWIAKYDSSGNQLWLQQFGTNFIDSSFDVAVDSTGNVYLTGETSGNLGGTGLGDVDAWVAKYDPQGNQLWLQQFGTNTYDSSNDVRVDAAGNVYLTGKTEKYLGGSSDLTNDRWVAKYDPEGNQIWRQQFGTGTRNASADVALDDTGNLYLTASTYGDLGGPNAGFRDAWVAKLSHNALQAPVEISGSEADDRLTGGIGNEVLLGYEGNDTLNGNGGNDTLTGVNGSDVFVLASGSGSDVITDFVDGTDMLQLAGDLTFEQLTILPGTDGTLINLGANLLATLTGIDASLITQEDFIF
- a CDS encoding XdhC family protein: MKEVIQEIQHWFAQGHEVAIATVVAKEGSSPRELGAVLVVNDAGEVAGSVSGGCVESAVVDEAIACLADGIPRLLNYGITDELGLAVGLTCGGTTDIFVDRLKPGLFFDRLVAAIQNQSAFALCTAVSGPNIGAKMLIFGDSSQPPIASLGNSAWDFLVSQDAKVFLTKGLTQLRDYGNLEECDPGETPSTQATQVFIQSFLPPPRLIIIGAIDFSSALCQVGKLLGYHVTICDARSRFATVARFPQADQVEIEWPHHYIESIESTAIDSRTAIVVLTHDPKFDIPALRAAVRTNAGYIGAIGSRRTHSDRVRRLQEIGMDPADMARISSPIGLDIGANTPEETAISIFAEIIALRSGREGGRLTGGNQPIHPR